Below is a window of Sulfurisphaera ohwakuensis DNA.
GGAGGGTTATATAAATCTACATAGTACTATGATCTTACTTTTACTCCTTGTAGATATGTTCTCAATTACCAAAGCTATGGTCCAGTAAGAGCACTAAATGAAACATGTTATTATTAATATTGAGAGTAACGCGAACTATGATTTGATATTGGGTTTGAATAAGTTAATATTGGCCTTAAACTCGTCTTGTAAAATATTTTTACCTAAGAATTTCTCTAATAACGAATATATACATTTTGCATAAGCTTTTAAACTTTAGGATATAAAAATATTCGTGGTTTTATAATGAGCGAAGTCATAGAAATTAAGTCTCCTTCTAATTTGAAAGTAATAGGAACTGTAAAGAGAATGAGTAGAGATGAGGTTAGGGGTGAAATAGAAGAAGCTCATAAGGGTTTTGAGAGTATATCTAAAATGCCATTATATAAAAGGACTGCAATACTAAGGAAAGTATCTGAGATCTTGGAAAGGGAGCAAGAAAGGTTAGCTAGATTATTAGCTATAGAAGCAGGAAAACCAATAAAGGATTCAAGAGTTGAGGTAATGAGAGCCTCAAGGTTATTTAGACAAGCCGCTGAAGAGGCAGCAATAGTATTAGAGGGTAAAAACTATAGGGTTGACGCTTATGAATACCCACCTGGAAATGAAAATAGGATAGTAATTAGTACTAGGGAACCTATAGGGGTAGTAACTGCTATATTACCTTTTAACTTTCCTATAAATTCATTTGCACATAAAGTAGCCCCAGCAATAGCTGTAGGCAATTCTGTAGTAGTAAAACCCAGCATAAGCACTCCATTATCTGCAATAGAGATGAAGAAGATACTTGTAGAGGCTGGACTTCCAGATAGTGCAGTTAGGGTTGTAACTGGATATAGTAGTGAAATAGGTGATGAGTTAATAACTCATCCATTAGTTGGTTTAATAACTTTAACTGGGTCTACACAAACTGGTTTAGCAATAGCCTCTAAGGCTGTCTCTTTAGGAAAGAGGATTATAATGGAGTTAGGTGGATCTGATCCAATTATAGTTTTAGAAGACGCAAATATAGATAGGGCTGCTTCAATAGCCGTTAGGGCTAGATATGAATATGCTGGTCAAAATTGTAATGCTGGAAAAAGGATAATAGTTAGAGAGGAAATTTACGATAAATTCGTTAAGGCATTTGAGGAGAAAGTTAAGGCACTTAAGATAGGAGATCCACTAGACGAAAATACTGATGTCGGTCCGGTAATAAACCAAGAAAGTGTTGAGAAGTTGAATAAAGCTTTAGAGGATGCACAAACGAAAGGAGGTAATGTTGAAGTACTTAACAAAGGACCGGAGACTGGTTACTTCTTCCCATTAAGTTTAGTTACTAACGCTAATCTGGATATGTTAGTACTGAAGACCGAAATATTCGGACCAATAGCTCCAATTGTTTCGGTAAAGAGTGATGAAGAAGCAATTAGTATTGCTAACTCTACCGAATATGGCTTACAATCTGCAATCTTCAGTAATAATGTAAATAGGGCTCTTAAAATGGCTAGGGAGTTAAAGTTCGGTGCTACAATAATTAATGATAGTACTAGACTGAGATGGGATTCCTTACCTTTCGGAGGATTTAAGAAAAGTGGGATAGGAAGAGAGGGAGTGAGAGATACTATGCTGGAAATGACCGAGAATAAGTTAATAGCAATAACATTATTATAACTGAGAAATTTTCCTTGGAGAGAACATTAATATCAAAGATGGCAGATTATGTCTTAAACTTATTATTAAGAAGTTTGTTAGAGGTGTGACATGTAATGAATAAAAGTTGCATGTTTTTGCTACGTTATTTAAATTGTTTAAAATGACAATTTAAAGAGTATTTTTATGTAGTTATTTTATTCTGTAATTAATAAAAAATTGTACAAAATATTCATGATATATTCTCTCACATTAATGAATATTATGAGAAAGAATAATCTTGTATAAAATTAAATTTCTAAATATGTTATCTATATAAGAATAACTACTTTGGAAGAAGTATAATAAAAAATTTTTAATAACGTTAAACATTATGCTATATGTCTGTTGCTTCATTTACTTCTTCTAATCTTACTTTCACAGTCTTGGGAAGCACGAAGAGTGTTGCTATTGCAACTGCTACAGCAGGTATCCATGGAACAGTCCATGCACCTATATTACCTAGAACGGATATTAACGGAAATAGAGCAATTAGTCCTATAGCACCACCTGCATGACCTACCCCATCTGCTATAGCATAACCTGTAGCTCTAGCATTAGTTGGGAAATTCTCAGTACATAGTAGATAATATATATTATACCATCCAACTCCTACAAGTTCTGCAATAAAGGCACCAGCAAAGAATACTGGTATACTTCTTGCTACTCCTCCGATTGCCATTATTCCAGTACCTAATAAATAGACTACAACTCCGAAGATTGTCATGCTTCTTCTATCAAATCTATCTATAATAAATCTTAATAATATTGAACCTAAAAAAGCTCCTATTCCTGCTAATCCGAAGTAGAATACTGCAGAAGAGAATAGGGACCCGCTATATCCTAGGATATCCTTTACCCAGGTAGGTGGCAAAACTAAGAATGGATAATCCATAAAATAAATCCAGAACATTAGCAAAAACAATGTTATTAATCTCTTTAGGTACTTGGGCTTTGCCAATATTTTAAACGGATTTTCATTTTTTACGCTATAAGTCTTAATTTGAGGTTCAGGTAATTTGTTAACATTAGCTCTACTCATTGCAGTTGTCTCCATTCTACTTACCAATGCATCTGCCTCGTTAAACTTACCCTTCATTGCTAAAAACCTAACAGTCTCTGGTGCGTAGGCCCTAATAGCTAGAGCGAGAACTGCTAATACAGCTCCTAATAGGAACGTAATTCTCCATCCTATATTAGGTATTGATGTAACAATTAACGCCGCAATAAAGGGTCCAATTCCTATTCCAGCCCATCCTCCTATAAAAGCTAAGTTTACATATTGGCCTCTTTTATGTGCTGGAGACATTTCTGCCATATAGGTCATAACAAGGACTAGATCTGCACCTATACCCATTCCAGTTATAAATCTAAATGCAGCTAGCATAGGATAATTAACAGATAACGCATCACCAAAACTTCCTATTGCTGTAAATAATGCCGTAAATATAAGAGTAGGCCTCCTTCCAATGACATCAGCTATATAAGAGAACAGAGGTGCGCCTACTACATATCCCCATAAACCTAGAGATGCAATAAGTGATGCTTGAGACGCTGTTACAACGAAAGGAATATAGGGTAGAGCAAAACCTACATCAATTACGTCATATAAAGTAATAAAAAATGAGAAACCCATAGCCCAGATTAACGCATATGTTAAGCCCCAAGTTGGTAACCTATCAACTCTCGCTACATACCACTCTGGAGTCTGCTTCAAATTAGATTTATCTTCCATATAATTAATTATTTATCATTAATATATAAATTTTTGTGTATTTTTGTAAAGCCATCTTATCCGGTATTTATGTAAAAATATTAGGAAAATTTTTTAATGAGATATATAAGCCACTGACAAATGTTATCAATTCTAGTTGATTAACTATTCAATTTTAGCTAAAGTTATATATTCTTCACACTTAATAAGAAAAACTGTATTTAGGAAAACTTTATAATAAAACTTTAATAATTATATTATTATGTTACTTTCGCCTAAAGACGAAGAAGAGAAGTTAATCCTCTCAACTGTAGATGAGTTAATGAAGAAGTATGACGAAACATATTGGTTAAGTAAAGACCAAAAAAGAGAATTTCCAGTGGAGTTTTTTAATGAGTTCATGAGTTTAGGTTTGGGATCAATACTAATTCCTATAGAATACGGAGGAGCAGGGAAAGATATTAGGTTAGCTTG
It encodes the following:
- a CDS encoding aldehyde dehydrogenase family protein yields the protein MMSEVIEIKSPSNLKVIGTVKRMSRDEVRGEIEEAHKGFESISKMPLYKRTAILRKVSEILEREQERLARLLAIEAGKPIKDSRVEVMRASRLFRQAAEEAAIVLEGKNYRVDAYEYPPGNENRIVISTREPIGVVTAILPFNFPINSFAHKVAPAIAVGNSVVVKPSISTPLSAIEMKKILVEAGLPDSAVRVVTGYSSEIGDELITHPLVGLITLTGSTQTGLAIASKAVSLGKRIIMELGGSDPIIVLEDANIDRAASIAVRARYEYAGQNCNAGKRIIVREEIYDKFVKAFEEKVKALKIGDPLDENTDVGPVINQESVEKLNKALEDAQTKGGNVEVLNKGPETGYFFPLSLVTNANLDMLVLKTEIFGPIAPIVSVKSDEEAISIANSTEYGLQSAIFSNNVNRALKMARELKFGATIINDSTRLRWDSLPFGGFKKSGIGREGVRDTMLEMTENKLIAITLL
- a CDS encoding MFS transporter → MEDKSNLKQTPEWYVARVDRLPTWGLTYALIWAMGFSFFITLYDVIDVGFALPYIPFVVTASQASLIASLGLWGYVVGAPLFSYIADVIGRRPTLIFTALFTAIGSFGDALSVNYPMLAAFRFITGMGIGADLVLVMTYMAEMSPAHKRGQYVNLAFIGGWAGIGIGPFIAALIVTSIPNIGWRITFLLGAVLAVLALAIRAYAPETVRFLAMKGKFNEADALVSRMETTAMSRANVNKLPEPQIKTYSVKNENPFKILAKPKYLKRLITLFLLMFWIYFMDYPFLVLPPTWVKDILGYSGSLFSSAVFYFGLAGIGAFLGSILLRFIIDRFDRRSMTIFGVVVYLLGTGIMAIGGVARSIPVFFAGAFIAELVGVGWYNIYYLLCTENFPTNARATGYAIADGVGHAGGAIGLIALFPLISVLGNIGAWTVPWIPAVAVAIATLFVLPKTVKVRLEEVNEATDI